The genomic DNA CTTCGTTCGCTTCTTCAATCGCCCATTGTGCGATATCGATATGATGGGCACCCCAGTCGGTCATCTTTCCGCCGGAATACTCATACCACCAGCGGAATTCATAATGACAGTTGGAGTTGCCCCAGCGTCCACCCTCTTTGTGTCGATAATCGCACAGCGGAGCCTGCCCGAGCCACATTTCCCAATTCAGTCCCTTGGGGACTTCGACGGCTGGAATCGGTCCGCTTTCACCTACTCCACCAATCGCACAAGTGACTTCCTTCAGTTTGCCAATGCGACCATCTTTAACAATTGCGATTGCCTGCAGAAAGCGTTGTCCCATTTCGGTTCGCTGTTGAGTACCGACTTGAAAGACGGCATTGGTTTCATCGAGAGCCTTGATGATCTGACGACCTTCGTCAATTGTCAGCGTCAAAGGCTTTTCGCAATAGACATCCTTGCCGGCTTTCATCGCTTCGATGGCAATTTTAGTATGCCAGTGATCGGGCGTGACAATCGTTACGAGGTCGATGTCATCTCGCTCGAGTATTTTTCGATAGTCTTCGTAAACATCAACCTTTTTATCGCTGCCTTGTGCCTTTTGCACGCGTTCTTTGCCTTGTCCGGCATGATTTGAGTCGACATCACAGACGGCTGCACAATCGCCAAATTTCATCGCTGCTGGTCCCACTGCTCCCCAGCGAGATCCGGTGCCGATACAACCGATGACAGGTCGTTCATTCGGTGTCTCAAAATTAGCCTGTGCCTGGCTGGTGAAGATGTAAGGCATAGAAGCGATGCCGGCTGATGCGGCACTCGCTTTTTTGAGAAAATCACGGCGCGATGTCTGAAAGCTCATTTTGTTTCTCCTGTGAAATTCAAGTATTGTTGATAGCTCTGAAATGGTGTCGTTCGGCGAGCGCGGCGAATAAACATCAAGAGAAGATTATATGTATTGGAGATAAGAAGCGAAAGGATGAATTGGAAATGGTTCTCGAATTCTGTACTTCGGCTCATTAATCAAGCAAACTTGATTCTTTACGCGAGGATTTCTTTGACGATTTCCCCATGCACATCGGTGAGGCGATAATCGCGGCCCTGGAAACGGAAGGTGAGTTGTTTGTGATTGAATCCGAGCAGGTGCAAAATCGTGGCATGGAGATCATGCACGTGCACCGGCTTCTCTCCGACATTGAAACCGAGTTCGTCGGTAGAGCCGTGGGTGATACCCGGTTTGATTCCGCCACCGGCTAACCACATCGAAAAGGAATTCGGGTGATGATCGCGACCATCGTTCCCACCTTGCACCATCGGAGTACGGCCAAATTCTCCGCCCCAGATGACGAGTGTTTCATCGAGCATGCCCTGTTGTTTCAAGTCGGCAATCAGTGCCGCACAAGCCTGATCGGTTGCTTTGCAGTTGTTAGCGATGCCATTCTTTAAGCCGCCGTGCTGATCCCAGGATTCGTGAAATAACTGAACGAAACGAACGCCACGCTGAACGAGTCGTCGTGCAAGCAGACAGTTGTTAGCAAACGAGGCTTTCCCCGGCTCGGCTCCATACTGTTCAAGAACGTGAGCTGGCTCGTTATTGAGATCCATCGCTTCCGGCGCGCTGGTCTGCATACGGAAAGCCATCTCATAAGAACTGATACGAGTCGCGATTTCGGGATCCCCGACGAGATCGAGTTGCCGACGATTGATCGCATTGACGGCATCGAGAGTCGAGCGCTGCACCTGCCGATCGATTCCTTCCGGATTGGAAAGATAAAGGACGGGATCACCACTGGTCCGAAATTCGACGCCGGAATGCACAGTCGGCAGAAATCCACTGCTCCAGTTACTCGACCCGGCACTCGGCCCCTTGTTTCCGCTGTTAAAAACAATGTATGAGGGGAGATTACGAGACTCACTTCCCAGTCCATAGGTGACCCAGGAGCCCATGCTCGGACGTCCGAACTGTTGAGACCCCGTACTCATCAGCAGTTGACCAGGAGCATGATTGAAGGCATCGGTTTTCATCGAGCGGATGATGCAAAGATCATCAACGACTTTAGCCAGATGAGGCAATTGATCCGAGAGTTCTGCTCCCGATTCACCGTGCCTGGCAAACGGATATTTAGGGCCTAACAGTTTCGAATTGGGATTAATGAAAGCGGCTCGATAACCTTTTAGCAAATCGGCTGGGGGCAATGTCCCATCGAGTTTTTCGAGCGTCGGTTTGTAATCGAACAGTTCAAACTGACTCGGTCCGCCTCCCATAAACAGGAGGATGACATTCTTAGCCCTAGCCGGAAAGTGCGGCTGTTTCGGAGCCAGAGGATCATCACTCAATGAAGCTGCTTTCGCGGTTTTCTGCAACATGCTGGCCATTGCCATACCACCCAGGCCGATTCCGCATTGCTGGAGAAACCAGCGACGAGCGACATGATTGTGAGGTAGTATCCCGATTTGATTATCCATGTTATGACTTCCGTCTCTATTAATCCGGTGTAGGTCAGGCACTGCCTGACGAGATTACCACGCCATTTTCTCAAAGTCGTTGTGCGATGAATTTACTCACCAACAGTCTGCTTAATTTCTCTCGCGATGATTTCCATGGTTTGGCCTTCGAGCCTACCCCAGTCTGGTGAATAGACTCCAGCCTTGACCCAACGATGAAAACTGGACGACGGCCACTCCGAAACATGCTTAACTAATCCATGCTTAACAGGATTGTAGTGCAAATAATCAAAGTGCGATTCGAAATCATCTTCGTCTACTATCGTATGTTCCCAGAATCGCGGTTGCCAGACTCCTTTACGATGCTCATTGTTTCTTGCCTCTGAAATTGAACGTTGCATTCCTCCATGCTCTAACCATTGCTTTGTAAAGGAAGACTTTATAAGGCCCCATCGCTTTGAAAAGTTTGTGTCACCTCTCGGTAGTGTCCAAATCGTATGAATGTGATCTGGTAAAACAACAACAGCATTCATTTCAAATGGCATTGTCGATTGGCAAATTTGGAATGCATTTAGTAACGATTTTCTGGCGATTTCTGAGTTCAGTATTGGTCGTCGATTATCAGTCACCACTGTAAAGAAAAAACTACCTCCTGGAACATTCGCTCGACGATAATTGGGCATTTATTGAGCTCCGGAACCCGATTTCGTCAGGCAGTGCCTGACCTACAGCTTATTGACAAAATGTGAATCACTGTCGTGTAATTGTTTCATCGAGATTTAAAATTGCTCGGGCAATAATGCTCCATGTGGCCAATTCGTTGGCTTCAGGACTCTGGTCAACATCTGTGGAACTCCCATTAATTACCTGGACGGACAACTCTTTCGATTCGATTCGCTGACGGATCTCTATTAATAACGATTCCAAAATCTCGACTTCTTCCTCTTCAGCTTCACGACTGACGGCTAATTGAAATGCATATTGAATTCGCTCAGCATCATCGATGTCACACTCTGTGAGAATTCGTTTTGCAAATGCTTTGGCAAAGTCGACGAATTGGGGTTCATTGAGCATGACCAGAGCCTGCAGTGGTGTGTTACTGCGCGTTCTGCGGACACAGGACGCATCACCTTTGGGAGAATCGAACACCTGTAAAGGAGGGTAGGGGACTGACCGGTACTGATGAATGTAGAGACTTCGCCGATACTGCTGCTCATTCGAAGAAAGTGGCCATTGTTTCGGACCGTAACTGGCGGGTGGTTGAAAGAGAAATTTGGGAGCAGGGGGATAAACACTCGGCCCGCCGATTTGTCGATTGAGTAAGCCACTGGCCGTCAGAGCAATGTCGCGAACAACTTCCGAACGAACTCGGAAGCGGGCACCACGTGCCAGCAGAATATTGAAGGGGTCTTTTTCCAGTAATTCTGGTGAGATAACGGAACTCTGCTGATAGGTTTTCGAGGTTACAATCAGTTTGTGGATATGTTTCAGTTCCCAGTTATGCTCCATCAATTCGACGGCCAGCCAGTCGAGCAATTCAGGATGAGAGGGCGGCGGAGATTGCGAGCCGAGATCCTCAGGGGTGCTGACAATTCCGCGTCCGAAGTAAGCCTGCCAGATTCGATTGACGATTGTACGAGCCGTTGTCGGAGAATCGTCCGAGACCAGCCAGCGGGCAAAGTCGAGGCGATCCGGAGCTGGTGTATCTTGAAAAGGATTCAAAAAACCGGGAGCCCCCGGCTGGACTTCATTTCCGGGATTGAGAAAATCGCCACGCTGCATGAGATGCGTTTTGCGGGGAGAATTCATTGTTTTCACTGCCAGTTGACTGACCGGTGCCGGGTGTATTTTCCAGAGAGCTTCGATTTCTGCATTCTCGGCTGAGAATTCGGGATTGATAGACAACCAGTAGGAAAACAGAGTTTCTCGCTGATCATCATTCAATTGTTCTGCGGGTTGAGTTAGCAGTTCTCGAATGGCGAGTGGAACAGGATCAGCCTGAGTCAGGTCGCCGTCGGTGACGGAAAATCGATAGCGTCCGAAAATGTAGGATTGATTGTCGTCGGAATTCCAGCCGCCATGAAGTTGTGCGAGTTTCCAGGTGAGGACGAAATCTTCGTCAAAATTGATGGGTGTTTCCGGTATAAAAACCGCATAGGCATTTTCGTTTCTGCGACCGGGATCGAGATCACTCGTCCAGGCGGTTTTGTTATCGCCATCGATGGCGTATTCGATGGGGCCGGTCACGCGATCATCCTTTTCAGCATCTTTCTGACGGAATGCGGCTGGCAATTCGGAGTGAGCCGCATTGACGTTGGAGAGAGCGCGGGTGAATTTGATCTTCGTTTTTTTGCCGGGATCAGTTGCCGGTGCGACATGAACTTCAAATTCGGTAAGTGCACCGGTTCCATACAAAGAACGACCGGGGCCATTGTGGGGGAGTTGGGGATGAGTCAGTAAATCGAGCCGAACTGCTCGAATTTCCTGAGCAGGGATCGTCTGACTCAATTCCACATTCGATTTCGTCGGGGCATAACTTTCACTCAGAACGGAACCATCTTCGAGGATGCGAAACTTCTGTCCTT from Rubinisphaera italica includes the following:
- a CDS encoding PSD1 and planctomycete cytochrome C domain-containing protein, translating into MSFRLLLAFGILTSLTSSVHAEDIDFNRDIRPLLSDKCYFCHGPDEETREADLRLDQRSAAIDYGAIVPGEPSQSLILDRITSTESDLKMPPPSSGKSLSEADIASFRKWIEQDAPYAEHWSFVPPKRPELPASSVQTELKNPIDRFVAAKLEQNQLDFSPPADRETLLRRLSLDLIGLPPSPDEISDFLNNTDGNAQVKLIERLLNSPHYGEHWGRWWLDAARYADSDGYEKDKQREVWFYRDWVINSLNENKPYNEFIIEQIAGDLLPQAGQDEIVATGFLRNSMVNEEGGADPEQFRVEGMFDRMDAIGKAILGLTTQCAQCHTHKFDPITQTDYYRMYAALNDFHEAITTVYTPEQQEQRKSILDQISQIKARIKQQHPDWKQQLNNWADQTREHLVTWKSVTPTEVPFEGQKFRILEDGSVLSESYAPTKSNVELSQTIPAQEIRAVRLDLLTHPQLPHNGPGRSLYGTGALTEFEVHVAPATDPGKKTKIKFTRALSNVNAAHSELPAAFRQKDAEKDDRVTGPIEYAIDGDNKTAWTSDLDPGRRNENAYAVFIPETPINFDEDFVLTWKLAQLHGGWNSDDNQSYIFGRYRFSVTDGDLTQADPVPLAIRELLTQPAEQLNDDQRETLFSYWLSINPEFSAENAEIEALWKIHPAPVSQLAVKTMNSPRKTHLMQRGDFLNPGNEVQPGAPGFLNPFQDTPAPDRLDFARWLVSDDSPTTARTIVNRIWQAYFGRGIVSTPEDLGSQSPPPSHPELLDWLAVELMEHNWELKHIHKLIVTSKTYQQSSVISPELLEKDPFNILLARGARFRVRSEVVRDIALTASGLLNRQIGGPSVYPPAPKFLFQPPASYGPKQWPLSSNEQQYRRSLYIHQYRSVPYPPLQVFDSPKGDASCVRRTRSNTPLQALVMLNEPQFVDFAKAFAKRILTECDIDDAERIQYAFQLAVSREAEEEEVEILESLLIEIRQRIESKELSVQVINGSSTDVDQSPEANELATWSIIARAILNLDETITRQ
- a CDS encoding REP-associated tyrosine transposase; the encoded protein is MPNYRRANVPGGSFFFTVVTDNRRPILNSEIARKSLLNAFQICQSTMPFEMNAVVVLPDHIHTIWTLPRGDTNFSKRWGLIKSSFTKQWLEHGGMQRSISEARNNEHRKGVWQPRFWEHTIVDEDDFESHFDYLHYNPVKHGLVKHVSEWPSSSFHRWVKAGVYSPDWGRLEGQTMEIIAREIKQTVGE
- a CDS encoding DUF1501 domain-containing protein, producing the protein MDNQIGILPHNHVARRWFLQQCGIGLGGMAMASMLQKTAKAASLSDDPLAPKQPHFPARAKNVILLFMGGGPSQFELFDYKPTLEKLDGTLPPADLLKGYRAAFINPNSKLLGPKYPFARHGESGAELSDQLPHLAKVVDDLCIIRSMKTDAFNHAPGQLLMSTGSQQFGRPSMGSWVTYGLGSESRNLPSYIVFNSGNKGPSAGSSNWSSGFLPTVHSGVEFRTSGDPVLYLSNPEGIDRQVQRSTLDAVNAINRRQLDLVGDPEIATRISSYEMAFRMQTSAPEAMDLNNEPAHVLEQYGAEPGKASFANNCLLARRLVQRGVRFVQLFHESWDQHGGLKNGIANNCKATDQACAALIADLKQQGMLDETLVIWGGEFGRTPMVQGGNDGRDHHPNSFSMWLAGGGIKPGITHGSTDELGFNVGEKPVHVHDLHATILHLLGFNHKQLTFRFQGRDYRLTDVHGEIVKEILA
- a CDS encoding Gfo/Idh/MocA family protein, coding for MSFQTSRRDFLKKASAASAGIASMPYIFTSQAQANFETPNERPVIGCIGTGSRWGAVGPAAMKFGDCAAVCDVDSNHAGQGKERVQKAQGSDKKVDVYEDYRKILERDDIDLVTIVTPDHWHTKIAIEAMKAGKDVYCEKPLTLTIDEGRQIIKALDETNAVFQVGTQQRTEMGQRFLQAIAIVKDGRIGKLKEVTCAIGGVGESGPIPAVEVPKGLNWEMWLGQAPLCDYRHKEGGRWGNSNCHYEFRWWYEYSGGKMTDWGAHHIDIAQWAIEEANEGARVATFEPVMASHPTPMKDGMPTLNDRYNVATKFNVKTGFNNGIVMHIRNEANDLGFDNGIMFEGTEGKLFVNRGKISGQAVEDLKDNPLPEDAIEKLYGGKPTSHMQNFMECVKSRELPISDVYSHHRAMTTCHLANITIRLDRQLNWDAENEQIVGDEQANSMQSREQRKGYEINA